The following coding sequences lie in one uncultured Mailhella sp. genomic window:
- the lepA gene encoding translation elongation factor 4 — translation MTSLDRIRNFCIIAHIDHGKSTLADRILEYTGLVSAREARDQYLDKMDLERERGITIKAQTVRIPYTDKDGSEYVLNLIDTPGHVDFGYEVSRSLAACEGALLVVDATQGVEAQTLANVYMALDHNHEIVPILNKIDLPSADPDRVRQEIEDTIGLDCTDSVDVSAKTGLNIDKVLDAIVHRLPAPKGDRSAPLKALIFDSWYDSYQGVVVLFRVMEGTLKLGDMIHLMAGNRDYEVVRLGVFSPGVVDVKELAAGEVGFLCANIKELGHARVGDTITLRDNPADEPVPGFKEVKPMVFCGLYPTDAADYENLKTALEKLQLNDAAFSYEPETSSALGFGFRCGFLGLLHMEIIQERLEREFQVELIATAPSVIYKVDTTDGKTLTIDNPAKFPDGSKIKALYEPYVRMDIHVPTEFVGNVLKLCEEKRGIQKNLGFITTNRAVITYDLPFAEIVFDFFDKLKSGTRRAISEYYTPIDYRESNLVKLDILLNGAPVDALAVIVHKDNAYPYGRALALKLKRTIPRQMFEVAIQAAIGNKVIARETVSAYRKDVLAKCYGGDITRKRKLLEKQKEGKKRMKRMGNVELPQEAFLAALKVGDDGGK, via the coding sequence ATGACCTCACTCGATCGTATCCGTAATTTCTGCATCATCGCCCACATCGACCACGGCAAGTCCACCCTCGCCGACCGCATCCTTGAATACACCGGTCTGGTGAGCGCCCGCGAGGCCCGCGATCAGTACCTCGACAAAATGGATCTCGAACGCGAGCGCGGCATCACCATCAAGGCGCAGACCGTGCGCATTCCCTACACCGATAAGGACGGCTCCGAGTACGTGCTGAACCTCATCGACACCCCCGGCCACGTGGACTTCGGCTATGAGGTGTCGCGCTCCCTGGCCGCCTGCGAAGGCGCGCTGCTCGTGGTGGACGCCACCCAGGGCGTGGAAGCCCAGACCCTCGCCAACGTCTATATGGCGCTCGATCACAATCACGAAATCGTGCCCATTCTCAACAAGATAGACCTGCCGAGCGCCGATCCCGACCGCGTGCGCCAGGAAATCGAAGACACCATCGGCCTCGACTGCACCGATTCCGTGGACGTTTCCGCCAAAACCGGCCTCAACATCGACAAGGTGCTCGACGCCATCGTGCATCGGCTGCCCGCGCCCAAAGGCGACCGCAGCGCGCCGCTCAAGGCCCTCATCTTCGATTCCTGGTACGACAGCTATCAGGGCGTGGTGGTGCTCTTCCGCGTCATGGAGGGCACCCTCAAGCTCGGCGACATGATTCACCTCATGGCCGGCAACCGCGATTATGAAGTGGTGCGTCTCGGCGTGTTCTCCCCCGGCGTGGTGGACGTAAAGGAACTCGCCGCCGGCGAAGTGGGCTTCCTGTGCGCCAACATCAAGGAACTCGGCCACGCCCGCGTGGGCGACACCATCACCCTGCGCGACAACCCCGCCGACGAGCCCGTGCCCGGCTTCAAGGAAGTCAAGCCCATGGTGTTCTGCGGCCTCTACCCCACCGACGCCGCCGACTACGAAAACCTCAAGACCGCGCTCGAAAAGCTCCAGCTCAACGACGCCGCCTTCTCCTACGAACCCGAAACCTCTTCGGCCCTCGGCTTCGGCTTCCGCTGCGGCTTCCTCGGCCTGCTCCACATGGAAATCATCCAGGAGCGCCTTGAACGCGAATTTCAGGTGGAACTCATCGCCACTGCGCCGTCCGTCATCTACAAGGTGGACACCACCGACGGCAAAACCCTCACCATCGACAACCCCGCCAAGTTCCCCGACGGCTCCAAAATCAAGGCCCTCTACGAACCCTACGTGCGCATGGATATCCACGTTCCCACCGAATTCGTGGGCAACGTGCTCAAGCTCTGCGAAGAAAAACGCGGCATCCAGAAGAATCTCGGATTCATTACCACCAACCGCGCCGTCATCACCTACGACCTGCCCTTTGCGGAAATCGTGTTCGACTTCTTCGACAAGCTCAAATCCGGAACCCGACGCGCTATCTCAGAGTACTATACCCCCATCGACTACCGCGAATCCAACCTCGTCAAGCTCGACATCCTGCTGAACGGCGCGCCCGTGGACGCCCTCGCCGTCATCGTTCACAAGGACAACGCCTATCCCTACGGCCGCGCCCTCGCCCTCAAACTCAAACGCACCATCCCGCGCCAGATGTTCGAGGTCGCCATCCAGGCCGCCATCGGCAATAAGGTCATCGCCCGCGAAACCGTCTCCGCCTACCGCAAGGACGTGCTCGCCAAATGCTACGGCGGCGACATCACCCGTAAACGCAAGCTCCTCGAAAAACAGAAGGAAGGCAAAAAACGCATGAAACGCATGGGCAACGTCGAACTGCCCCAGGAAGCCTTCCTCGCCGCCCTCAAAGTCGGCGACGACGGGGGGAAGTAA
- a CDS encoding N-acetyltransferase family protein: MNDIRIRTATTADVPAMLNIYAPYVQNTAISFEYDVPTLQDFEGRLAHTLARYPWLAAEQNGDVLGYAYASAFHPRKAYQWCAEASIYLAQNARGRGLGAMLYNCLESLLKKQGILLLYACIARPPKEDEHLTLASIHFHTRMGFHTVGEFPRCGFKFNRWYDMVWMEKRLAEPSDPPQPFTPFSEIED; encoded by the coding sequence ATGAACGACATTCGCATCCGCACGGCAACCACGGCCGACGTTCCGGCCATGCTGAACATCTACGCGCCCTACGTGCAGAACACGGCCATCAGCTTTGAGTACGACGTGCCCACCCTTCAGGACTTTGAAGGAAGACTCGCCCACACCCTCGCCCGCTACCCATGGCTCGCCGCCGAACAGAACGGCGACGTTCTCGGCTACGCCTACGCCTCGGCCTTCCACCCGCGCAAGGCCTACCAGTGGTGCGCCGAAGCCTCCATCTACCTGGCGCAGAACGCACGCGGCCGCGGCCTCGGAGCCATGCTCTACAACTGCCTCGAATCCCTGCTGAAAAAACAGGGAATCCTGCTGCTCTACGCCTGCATCGCCCGCCCGCCCAAAGAGGACGAACACCTCACCCTCGCCAGCATCCACTTCCATACCCGCATGGGCTTCCATACCGTGGGAGAATTCCCCCGCTGCGGCTTCAAGTTCAACCGCTGGTACGACATGGTCTGGATGGAAAAACGCCTCGCCGAACCCTCCGACCCTCCGCAGCCCTTCACCCCGTTTTCTGAAATAGAAGATTAG